In the Nothobranchius furzeri strain GRZ-AD chromosome 15, NfurGRZ-RIMD1, whole genome shotgun sequence genome, one interval contains:
- the naa10 gene encoding N-alpha-acetyltransferase 10: MNIRNARPEDLMNMQHCNLLCLPENYQMKYYFYHGLSWPQLSYIAEDENGKIVGYVLAKMEEDPDDVPHGHITSLAVKRSHRRLGLAQKLMDQASRAMIENFNAKYVSLHVRKSNRAALHLYSNTLKFQISEVEPKYYADGEDAYAMKRDLAHMADELRKPGVRVSGQDASSGQSPSGPGDQERESERDSGGESKELSEVSEATESTDVKDSSSDSQ; the protein is encoded by the exons ATGAATATACGAAACGCGAGG CCGGAGGACCTTATGAACATGCAGCACTGTAATTTGCTGTGTCTCCCAGAAAACTACCAGATGAAATATTACTTTTATCACGGATTGTCCTGGCCTCAG CTCTCATACATTGCTGAAGATGAAAATGGTAAGATTGTTGGATACGTGCTGGCAAAGAT GGAGGAGGACCCAGATGATGTGCCTCATGGACATATCACATCCCTG GCAGTAAAGAGGTCCCACAGACGTCTTGGTCTGGCTCAGAAGCTGATGGACCAGGCCAGCCGGGCCATGATAGAAAACTTTAATGCTAAATATGTCTCGCTTCACGTTCGCAAAAG CAATCGAGCAGCTCTGCACCTGTACTCAAACACACTGAAGTTTCA GATTAGTGAAGTAGAGCCAAAATATTATGCTGATGGAGAAGACGCTTATGCCATGAAGAGAGACTTGGCTCACATGGCTGATGAG CTGAGAAAACCTGGAGTCCGTGTGTCGGGTCAAGACGCCTCATCGGGCCAGAGCCCGTCAGGCCCCGGAGATCAGGAGAGAGAAAGCGAGAGGGACAGCGGAGGAGAGAGCAAAGAGCTGAGTGAAGTCAGCGAGGCCACAGAAAGCACGGACGTTAAAGATTCTTCCTCTGATTCACAATGA